TCTCGCTGCAGGTATCCGACGGCGAATTCGTCTCCCTCGTCGGGCCCAGCGGCTGTGGCAAGACCACGCTGCTGAACCTGTGCGCCGGCCTGGTCCAGCACTCCGGCACCGGTTCGGTCTGCGTGGCCGGCGAGGCGCCACGCGAGGGCAGTCCCAAGGTGGCCTACATGCTGGCGCGCGACAGCCTGCTGCCGTGGCGCACGGCGCTGGACAACGCGGCGTTCGGCCTGCAGGTGCGGGGCGCATCGCCCGAGCAGGCCCGCGCGCGGGCCCGGGCCATGCTTGCCGAGGTGGGTCTTGCCGGCTGCGAGGATGCGTTGCCCAAGGCCCTGTCGCACGGCATGCGCCAGCGCACCGCGCTGGCACGCACCTTCACGATGGACTCCCCGCTGTTGCTGATGGACGAGCCCTTCGGGGCCCTGGATGCACAGACCAAGCTGCAACTGCAGGACCTGCTGTTGCGCCTGTGCCAACAGCACCGGCACTCGGTGCTGTTCATCACCCACGACCTCGCCGAGGCGGTGGCGGTGTCGGACCGGGTGGTGGTGATGTCCTCGCGCCCCGGGCGCATCGTGGCCGACGTGCGCATCGACCTGCCGCGTCCGCGCTCGATTCGCGAGCTGCAGAAAGACCCGCATTTCCACGAGCTGTACGCGCAGCTGTGGGCGCATCTTGAATCGGGCTGGGGCAAGCATGAAGGCTGACATGAGAATTTCGCACTGGCGCCTCGGCCTGCTGCATCTCGCGTTCATCGCGCTGTTGTTGGGCCTGGGCGAACTGGCCGCCACGCGCCGCTGGGTCGATCCCACCTTCTTCGGCCAACCCAGCGGCGTGGCGAAGTTCCTGTGGAACAACCTGGCCGCCGCGAAGCTGTGGACCGACCTGGGCTGGACCATGGCGGGCGTGCTTTTGTCCTTCGCCCTGGGCAGCGTGGCGGCGTTCGCGGTCGGGCTGGCCTTCGTGCGTTGGCCGAAGATCGAGCAGTTTGCCGAGCCTTACTTCAACGCGCTCAACGTGATGCCGCGCATCGCGCTGGCGCCGCTGTTCATCCTGTGGTTCGGCCTCGGGCTGGGCAGCAAGATCGCGGTGGGCTTCTCGCTGACCTTCTTCATCGTGCTGTCGGCCACCGTGGCCGGCATCCGCGGCGTCAGCCTGGACCACGTGACGCTGTGCCGCACGCTGGGCGCCAGCGCCGCCACCACGTTCTTCCAGGTCACGCTGCCCGGGGCCGTTCCGGTGATCTTCTCCGGCCTGCGCCTGGGACTGATCTATGCGCTGCTTGGGGTGATCGGCGCCGAGATCATCGCCAGCGAGAAGGGCCTGGGCCAGCAGCTGGCCTACCTCGGCTCCACCTTCGACATCAACGGCGTCATGGCGCTGCTGCTGGTCCTGGCCCTGCTGGGCGTGGCGATCGTGCGCTTCATGACATGGCTCGAACAACGCCTGCTGCATTGGCAGTGAAGGAAACTCCATGAACTATCGTCACATCCAGGTCGACCCCGTCACGCCCACCATCGGCGCGATGATCAGCGGCGTCGACCTCAACCACGTCCGCTCGGAGGACGTGTACGAGGAAATCCAGCAGGCGCTGTGGGCGCACGGCGTAGTGTTCTTCCGCAAGCAGCCGCTGACGCCGGAGGCGCACGTGCGCCTGGCGCGCCAGTTCGGCGAGGTGGAGAAGCACGAGTTCTTCCCGCATATCAAGGGCGTCCCCGAGATCCAGCTGATCGCGCACGAGGGCTACGAGTCGCCCGAGACCGATCGCTGGCACACCGACGTCACCTTCCGCAAGAAGCCCTCGATGGTCTGCGCGCTGCGCATCACCGACATTCCACCGAACGGCGGCGACACGATGTGGGCCAGCACCGCCGCCGCCTTCGACGCGTTGGGCGAGCCGATGCAGCAGCTGCTGATGGGACTGCAGGCCGAGCACGACATGCCCTTCCACTTCCGGCGCGTCAACGCCTACGAAAAGCTGGCCAAGCGCCAGGCGGATGCGGACAAGCGGGCAGGCGCGATGATGAACACGATGGGTTCGTCCGAAGAGCTGAATGCCGCGCTCGCCGACCGCGAGTGCAAGATGATCAAGGACAACCCCCCGGTGCTGCACCCGGCGGTGATCACCCACCCCTTCAACGGCCGGCGCCTCCTGTTCGTCAACTCGATCTGGACCAAGCGCCTGCTGGGCGTGCACATGGACCTGAGCGAGGCCCTGCTGCACATGCTCGCCGAGTGGGTCAAGAAGCCCGAGTTCATGGTGCGCTTCCGCTGGGAGAAGGACTCGCTGGTGCTATGGGACAACTGCCAGACCCAGCACTATGCGGTGTTCGACTATGCGCCGCACTACCGCGCCGGCCAACGCGTCACCGCCGGCAGTTTCGTGCCGACGCTGGGCGGCGCGCAGCCGGCCGCTGCCACTGGCATGGCCGCCAGTGCGCCGGGCGCGGGACTGAAGCGCGTGCTGGATACCTCGCGCCTGCAAGGCGCGAGCCCGCAGGAGAAGGCCGCCGTCGATGCCCTCTTTGCGGCGCTCGACAACGTGGACCTCGGTGGTGTGGCCGCGCGGGCCCATGGGCGGCGCTGAGCGGGTGCCGAACATGGACAAGGACCTCGCAGCCCTCCAGGAAGCGCGTGACCTGCTGGCGCGCGCCCGCGTCGCCGCCTCCGCACTGGCCCGGCTGAGCCCCGAGCAGGCCTGGGCGATCGCCGAAGCCGTCGGCGCGGCACTGCTCCCCAAGGCCGAGCACTACGCCGAATGGGCCGTGCGCGAGACGCGCATCGGCAAGATTGCGGACAAGGTACAGAAGAACCGCATGGCCTGCCAGCAGACGCTGGACGGCTGGCGCCATGTGCCACTGGGCGGCGTGCGGCGCAACGATGCGCTGCGACTGGTCGAGATCGGCCGGCCGGCCGGCGTGGTGGTGGGGCTGTCGAACTCCACCTCGCCGGTGGCCACCATCATCTTCAAAAGCCTGATGGCGCTGATGACGCGCAATGCGCTGGTGATCAGCCCGCACCCGGTGGCGCTGCAGTGCTGCGCCGACGCCGTGCGCGAGATCCAGGCCGCCGCGCAACGCGCCGGGGCGCCGGCCGATGCGGTGCAGATGCTGTCGCAGCCCACGGTGGAAGCCACCAACGCGCTGATGCGCGATGCGCGCTGCGACGTGATCGTGGCCACCGGCGGCACGCCGATGGTGCGCGCCGCCTACTCCTCGGGCAACCCGGCCATCGGCGTGGGCGCCGGCAACGTGCCGGTCTATGTGGACCGCAGCGCCGACGTCGCCGCGATTGCGCCGCAACTCGTACAGGACAAGAACTTCGACCACGGCAGCCCCTGCTCGGCGCCCAGCGTGCTGCTGGTGGACCGGCCGGCGGCCATGGCGATGCGCGAAGCGCTGGTCGCCTGCGGCGCCCATGTCTGCAGCGATGAAGAGGCTGACCGCGTTCAGGCCCATGCTTGGCCGGGCGGCAAGTTCAACGCCAAGGTGGTGGGTCGTCCGGCGGCCGAGATCGCCGCCGGCGCGGGCCTGCGGCTGCCGGCCGACACGCCGGCACTGGTGCTCCCGCTGATGCGGCCCGAGGTCGGCCACCCGCTGCTGCGCGAGAAGCTGTCGCCCATCCTCACCGCAGTGGTGGTCGATGGCATGGATGGCGCGATCGACGTGGCCCGCATGATGCTTGCGCACGGCGGAGCCGGCCACACCGCCGGCATCCACACCGCCGATGCGCAGCAGGCGGTCTACTGGGGCGCCGCGCTCGACTATTACCGCGTCATCGTCAACGGCGGGACCGTGCTGGGTTCGACCGGCGGCGAAACGGGGCTGCCATACACCTTCACCATCGGCACCGGCTTCGCCGGCAAGAGCTCGGTGGACTTCAACGTGGGCCCCGATGCGCTGGTCAACTGGAAGCGTGTCGCCTTCCCGCTGCCCGGCGGCTGGATAGCCACGCGCGGTGCCCGTGCGCCCGCGAGCGCACCGGCGTCCCCGGCGATGACACCCGCCGCCACGCGTCCCGAGACCAGCGCCGCCGAGTTGTTGCGCGTGCTGGCTGAAGAACTGGAGCGCGCGCACTGAGCGCGCGGATACACCATGCCTACCCTGCGCAGCTACATCTTTCTTGACCGTCTGCAGCCGCAGCTGATGTGCCTGCTTGGCAGCACCGCGCGCGGCTACCTGCCGCGCCACAACGACGCCGCCCTCGTGATCGAGGTCGCCCCGGGCCTGGACATCGAGTGGCTGACCGACGTCGCGCTCAAGCATGACGACGTCAAGCCCGGCAACCTCGTGGTCGAGCGCCAGTTCGGTTACCTCGAATTTCATTCGAAGTACGCCGCCTCGGTGCAGTCGGCCGGCGCCGCAGTGCTGGAGGCGATCGGCGCGACACCGGCCGCGGCCGTGAAGCCCGAGATCCTGGCCTCCAAGATCGTCGACCGCGTGGACGGCTATCACGCCTTTCTCGTGAATCGCAGCAAGAGCGGCAGCATGCTGCTGCCCGGCGAATCGCTCTACATCATGGAGATGACCTCGTCGTCCTATGCGCTGCTGGCCGCGAACGAGGCCGAGAAGAGCGCCAATGTGAAGCTGGTTGACTGTCGCTTCATGGGCGCTGCCGGGCGCCTTTACCTTGCCGGCAGCGAATCCGACGTGCGCACCGCCGCCCACGTGGCCGAGGCGACGCTGCGCGAGTTGGCCGGGAGCGGACGATGAGCGCAGAAGCCTTCCGCCTTGGGGTGCGCGAGTTGCTGGCGCGCCGTCGCGCCGGCCATGCGGCTGCAACTGCGACCGCCACCGCGCGCGAGGGGCTCGTCGTGCCCTTGAAGCTGACGAGCGCGGATGACCTGTCGGTGCTTCAGGAACTGCTGCGGCGAGTGGCCGCCAGCCCGGCGCTGGCCCAGGCCTGCGCAAGCGGCCTGATGCGCTTCGAGCTCAGCATCGACCCGGCGGCGGCCGCCGCCGTCGGCACCACGGCGCCGGCTCACGAAGAAGGCTGCCAATGCCAGTCGCCCCCACAGCCCGCGGCGGCAGCACCCATGACGCCGATGTTGCGTGGCGTGGTCACCGAGCGTGACGTGAAGTCGATTGGCGCCGGCTGCGCCGCTGCCTGGCTGGCGCCGCGCGCCGTGCTCACTCCATTGGCGCGCGAAGCGCTGCGACAACGCGGCATCGCGATCCATGCCGCTAAGGAAGCCTGATCCATGAAGACCGGTACTGTCGTCGGCCGCCTCTGGGCGAGCAAGCGCCTGCCCGAGCTGCCCGCCGGGGCACTCATCGAAGTGCAGCTGGATCACCCCAGGGACGTGATCGTCTGCTACGACCCCATGGGCTGTGGTGAAGGCGAACGCGTGCTGATCACCATCGGCGCCCCGGCGGCCTGGTGGTTCCTGCCCGGCCAGCAGCGTGTGGTCGTCGACGCCTTGATCATCGGTTCGCTCGACGAGGGCAGCCCGCCCACGATGCCGAAGTGAACCAACGCGAATCCCTTTCTTCCCCGCCGGCATCCCGCCGGCTTTCCACGATTCAACCCACCCAGGAGCACACCATGTCCCAAGCAATCGGAATGATCGAAACCAAGGGCTACGTCGCTGCCTATGCCGCGGCCGATGCCATGGTCAAGGCCGCCAACGTCACGCTGGCCGGCCGCAAGGAAATCGGCGGCGGCCTCGTCGCCATCACCGTCACCGGCGATGTCGGCGCCGTCAAGGCTGCCGCTGACGCCGGCGCCGAGGCGGCCCGCGCGGTCGGCGAGGTGGTGTCGGTTCACGTGATCCCGCGCCCGCACACCGACGTCCTCAAGGCCTTCGACGGCAAGTAAGCCACATGGCCCCCACTGCAAAGGCCGCGCCGGCGCGCCCGGCCGCGGAGCTTCGCGTCTGCCTGATGCTGACCGAGCTGCAGCGGCAGTTCGCATCGTGGATGAGTTCGCCGGTCGGCGCGCGCGGCTATGTCGCGATGCAGGGCATGCATGCGCTGCTGATCGAGATTGCGCCCGGGCTGGCCATCCAGCGCATCGTCGACCGCGCGCTCAAGCAGGAGCCTGGACTCGAGCCGGGCATCCTCGCCGTCGAACGGCAGTTCGGCGTGCTGGAGCTGCACGGCAACGACGAAGAGGCGCTGAAGCGTGCCCGCCAGGCGATCCTCGACGACTTGGGCACCACGGCCGACGCGCAGCTCAAGCCGCAGATCCTGTACAGCGACATCGTCGAAGACATCACCGACCAGCACGCGGTGCTGATCAACCGCACGCGGCAGGCCAACATGGCCTTGCCCGGGCAGAGCCTGCTGCTGATGGAAGTCGCGCCGGCGCTGTACGGTGCCTACATGGGCAACGAGGCCGAGAAAGCCGCACCGGACTTGAGCCTGGTGGAGTGCAGCATGATCGGCGCCAGCGGCCGGCTCTACCTGGCCGGCCCGACGGCCTCGCTGCGCAAGGCCCAGGCCCATGTCGAGCGCATGCTGGCCGCTGTTGTCGGGCGCTGAGGCCAGCTATTCGCCGCCGCGCCGATAGGCGCCCGGCGCGCTGCCGGTCCAGGCCTTGAAGGCGCGCTGGAAGTTGGCGCTGTCGGCAAACCCCAACTCCTCGGCCAGCACGGCCAGCGGCACCTTGCTGGTGTTCAGGCGCACGATCGCGATGTCGCGGCGCAGCTGATCGCGCAGGGCCTGGAAGGAGGTGCCTTCGCTGGCCAGGCGGCGCTGCAGCGTGGAGCTGGACATGTGCAAGGCCTCGGCGGCGGCGCCGAGGTCGGGCCAGGCCGGCTGCGTGTGCTGCAAGTAGCGGCGCAGGCGCTCGCTCACCCGTGACTCGTCGCGCCGCGGCACGATGATCTGGGCCTGCGAGTCGAGCAGGAAGGCGCGCAGGCTCTCCTCGTCGCGCCGCACCGGCTCCTGGAGCCGTTGCACGGTGAACCAGAACGTCGACCGGGGCTGCCCGAATCGAAGCGGCGCTGGAAATATCTTGCCGTAGCTGGCTGCGTGCGGCGGGCACTCGAAGGCGAAGTCGAAGCGCTCGATGCGCAGGCGGCCACCGACCAGCCAGGCGGCCAGCCGCCAGATGACGCGCACCAGCATCTCCTGAAAAAAGATCGGCGCCGCAACCGATGGATGGATGAGCCGCAACGACACGCCCGCCAATCCGCCTTCGCGAACCTGCTCGAGCATCACGTCATCCTGCAGCAGACCCAAGGTGTGGGCGATGCGGCGCAAAGCCACTTCGAGCGTCCCCGCCGTGAGCGCCGAGCGCGCCAGCAACGCAAAGCTGCCGCGCTTGAGGGGGCGCGACATGAAGCCCAGCGACTCGTCGTCCAGCCGCTCGATCAAGGAGCGGAACAGTGCCGCGTACTGGTCGGCGGTGACGCGGCTGCCGGGCTGCGCCAACAGCTCCGGCGCGATGCCGGCATCGGCCAGGAAGGGCTCCACCGGCCTGCCGCGGGCCTGCACGCCCGAGAGCAGGCCGTGGACGAGGGCAATCGAAATGGTGACCGCGGAGTGCATCGGGTGAGATGCAGAAAGCAAGGAAGCGCTTTCCGTATTTCAACAGTATCGCCTCCGAATCGTACTGGGCACGCACCCTCTGGCGGGGTCCGCGCCCGTCGATCTGCAGTGCGAACGATGCGGACCGCCGCCTAGTCGACGGCGAGCGCTGCCGCCGCGAGTTTCTCCAGGTCCAGATACTGGGCCTGCTCGACAGTGACGGCGACCGCCTGGATCGTTCCGCCCTGGAACTCTCCGGGCGTCGTGTAGCCCTCACTCACGGCGTCGCCGCTGTCGCGGCCGATGCACAACCCGTCGCCCGAGAGCGTGAACTTGCCCGGCTGGGTCTTCATGGGCCCTTCGGCGACGACCTTGTCGTTCACATAGAGCTTGGTCTTGCCAAGGGACTCGCCCAGCTTGCCGGCGCTGTCGCGGATGAACTCCATCCCCAGCGTGTACTTCCCGGGCTTGAGGGCGGGCGAGACGAAGGTCTGCTCGGGCTTGATGCCGAGGAAGTTGTAGACGTAGTGGAGCTTCTGGTCCTTGATGTAGAGCGTATGGCCACCGAAGCGCGAGCCGTGGGCGAAGATGACGCCCGCGCACTTCGGATCGGTGATCTCGACGTTCGCCAGGATCTTGTACGAGCGGCCACGGCAGTTCACCGCAACGCCCTCCGGGACCGGCGAGGTGCCCGGGTAGTAGACGTAGCGCTCGCGCGCCTCTTCCTCCGCGGGACGCGGCGTCATCAGGATCTCCCCGGCCGTGCGATCGTCGAGCGGCAGGACCAAGTTCCGCTCGGCCTCCTCGGACCACGCCTTCTTCAGCGCCTCGAGCTTGTCAGGGTGCTCCTTCGCGAGGTTCTTGGATTCGGAGCGATCCTCGTCGACGTGATAGAGCTCCCATGCATCCTTGTCGTACTGACCCTTCCTGGCAAACGGGGCATGCAGGGCTGACGCCTTCCAGCCGTCTTCCCAAACGCCGCGCGTGCCGAACATCGCGTAGTACTGGCGCTTCTTCGGCGTCGGCGCGTCGGCTTGATCGAAGCTGTAGCGCATCGACTGGCCGGACAGCGGGTATTGATCGACACCGCGATAGGTCTTCGGCATCTCGAGCCCGCAGATATCGAGGATGGTCGGCACCACGTCCACGCAGTGGTGATACTGGTGACGCACCTGGCCCTTGGCCTTGATGCCCTTGGGCCAGGAGACGATCATCGGCGCGCAGGTGCCGCCTGCGAACTGCGAGTAGCGCTTGAACATCTGGAACGGCGTGGAGAAGGCGACCGCCCAGCCGGTCGGGAAGTGGCCGTAGGTGTCGACGCCGCCGAGCTTGTCGATCAGCTTCATGTTCTCGGCGAGATCGTCCGGGTAGTTGTTGAAGAACTTGTTCTCGTTGACCGAGCCGTTGGGCGTGCCCTCGCCGGAAGCGCCATTGTCGGCACAGTAGAACACCAGCGTGTTATCGAGCTGGCCGGTGTCTTCGAGGTAAGCCACCAGGCGGCCGACCTCGACGTCGGTGTACTCGGAGAACCCGGCGTAGACCTCGGCCATGCGCGCGAAGAGCTTCTTCTCCTCGGCGTTCAGCGTGGCCCATGGACGCACATGGTCGGCCTCGGCTTGCACGTCCTCGGGCAGCGGGTTGATCGGCGTGAGCGCGGTGCCTTTCGGCATGACGCCCTTGTCGATCATGCGCTTGAGCACCCACTCGCGGTAGGCCTCGTAGCCATCGTCGAACTTGCCCTTGTACCTGTCGATGTACTCCTGGGGCGCATGGTGCGGCGCGTGGTTGGCACCCGGGCACAGCCACAGGTACCACGGCTTCGACGGGTTGGAGGCCTTCTGGTCCTTGATCATCCCGATCGCCTTGTCGACCAGGTCCTTCGACAGGTGATAGCCCTCCTCAGGCCCATACTCCTGGTCGATGAACCGGCTGTCCTCGACGAGATCCGGATACCACTGGTTGGTCTCGCCGCCCAGGAAGCCGTAGAAGCGGTCGAAGCCCTTCATCAATGGCCATTCCTTGCGGCTGCCGCCTGGGGCCACGTCCTGCTCGGGCACGTTGTGGTTCTTGCCAAGCCAGAACGTGCTCCAGCCCGCGTCCTGCAGCAGTTGTCCGATCGTTGCGCACTGCTCTGGGATCCGGCCATTGCTGCCAGGGAAGCCGTTGGCCGCTTCGGTGATCGCCGAACAGCCGTTCAGGTGGTGGTTGCGTCCCGTGAGGAAAGCGGAGCGGGTCGGCGAACAGAGCGCCGTTGTATGCCACTGCGAGTAGAGCAGGCCCTTGTCGGCCAGTTTTTGCGCGGTGGGCATGTTGATGGCGCCCCCGAACGGCGACCAGGCGGCAAGTCCCGTGTCGTCATACAGGACGATCAGGATGTTGGGGGCGCCTTTGGGCGCCCTTTTCGGAATGTACGGTTCCCAGTCTGGCGTGGAATCGCGGACGTCGAGCTTGATGACGCCTTTGAAGGCCTTGGTTCCCATATGGAGTCTCCTTCGATCGCGGCATTCCCGGAGGGCGGCAACGCTACGCGTCCGGCCAGGCAACCGCAATTGGACCTTGGTCCGATGTTCAGAGGCGGCCTCGACAGTGTCGGCGCCGCACCCGCTGCCTGTGATTGCTGGGCCAGAACCCACGGAACAGTGATCGGCGGCGGAGCCATCGAGCCGGGGCCGCAATTTGAGGTCTATTGCCATGCAGTCGCCGCTCTTTGCCATCGCCCGCGCGCCTGGCAGTTCATACCATCAGCCGCACCCACGAGACATGGGCCGAGCCTCCCAACCATCAGAGAGAAAGAGCGAGACAAGCATGTACCTGACCCAGGCATTGCACCGCGCGGTGCAGCAGCATCCCGACCGTATCGCGGTGCGCTTCGGCACGCGCCAACGCACCTTCCGCGAGTTCACCGACCGCGTGGCGCGCCTCGCCGGCGCTTTGCAGCATCTGGGCATGCAAACCGGCGACCGCGTCGCGATGCTGTCGCTCAACTCCGACCTGTACCTCGAGTACCAGATGGGGGTGCCCTGGGGCGGCGGCGTGCTCAACCCCTGCAACATCCGCTGGTCCGCGGCGGAAATCCTGTACTCGCTCGACGATTCGGGCTCCACCATCCTGCTGGTCGACCAGACCTTCGCGCC
Above is a window of Ramlibacter tataouinensis DNA encoding:
- a CDS encoding ABC transporter ATP-binding protein, encoding MRAVAPSPAVAGFRAPAPSPAIAIDRLHLSFDGRTPVLSDVSLQVSDGEFVSLVGPSGCGKTTLLNLCAGLVQHSGTGSVCVAGEAPREGSPKVAYMLARDSLLPWRTALDNAAFGLQVRGASPEQARARARAMLAEVGLAGCEDALPKALSHGMRQRTALARTFTMDSPLLLMDEPFGALDAQTKLQLQDLLLRLCQQHRHSVLFITHDLAEAVAVSDRVVVMSSRPGRIVADVRIDLPRPRSIRELQKDPHFHELYAQLWAHLESGWGKHEG
- a CDS encoding ABC transporter permease, whose amino-acid sequence is MRISHWRLGLLHLAFIALLLGLGELAATRRWVDPTFFGQPSGVAKFLWNNLAAAKLWTDLGWTMAGVLLSFALGSVAAFAVGLAFVRWPKIEQFAEPYFNALNVMPRIALAPLFILWFGLGLGSKIAVGFSLTFFIVLSATVAGIRGVSLDHVTLCRTLGASAATTFFQVTLPGAVPVIFSGLRLGLIYALLGVIGAEIIASEKGLGQQLAYLGSTFDINGVMALLLVLALLGVAIVRFMTWLEQRLLHWQ
- a CDS encoding arylsulfatase encodes the protein MGTKAFKGVIKLDVRDSTPDWEPYIPKRAPKGAPNILIVLYDDTGLAAWSPFGGAINMPTAQKLADKGLLYSQWHTTALCSPTRSAFLTGRNHHLNGCSAITEAANGFPGSNGRIPEQCATIGQLLQDAGWSTFWLGKNHNVPEQDVAPGGSRKEWPLMKGFDRFYGFLGGETNQWYPDLVEDSRFIDQEYGPEEGYHLSKDLVDKAIGMIKDQKASNPSKPWYLWLCPGANHAPHHAPQEYIDRYKGKFDDGYEAYREWVLKRMIDKGVMPKGTALTPINPLPEDVQAEADHVRPWATLNAEEKKLFARMAEVYAGFSEYTDVEVGRLVAYLEDTGQLDNTLVFYCADNGASGEGTPNGSVNENKFFNNYPDDLAENMKLIDKLGGVDTYGHFPTGWAVAFSTPFQMFKRYSQFAGGTCAPMIVSWPKGIKAKGQVRHQYHHCVDVVPTILDICGLEMPKTYRGVDQYPLSGQSMRYSFDQADAPTPKKRQYYAMFGTRGVWEDGWKASALHAPFARKGQYDKDAWELYHVDEDRSESKNLAKEHPDKLEALKKAWSEEAERNLVLPLDDRTAGEILMTPRPAEEEARERYVYYPGTSPVPEGVAVNCRGRSYKILANVEITDPKCAGVIFAHGSRFGGHTLYIKDQKLHYVYNFLGIKPEQTFVSPALKPGKYTLGMEFIRDSAGKLGESLGKTKLYVNDKVVAEGPMKTQPGKFTLSGDGLCIGRDSGDAVSEGYTTPGEFQGGTIQAVAVTVEQAQYLDLEKLAAAALAVD
- a CDS encoding AraC family transcriptional regulator, which produces MHSAVTISIALVHGLLSGVQARGRPVEPFLADAGIAPELLAQPGSRVTADQYAALFRSLIERLDDESLGFMSRPLKRGSFALLARSALTAGTLEVALRRIAHTLGLLQDDVMLEQVREGGLAGVSLRLIHPSVAAPIFFQEMLVRVIWRLAAWLVGGRLRIERFDFAFECPPHAASYGKIFPAPLRFGQPRSTFWFTVQRLQEPVRRDEESLRAFLLDSQAQIIVPRRDESRVSERLRRYLQHTQPAWPDLGAAAEALHMSSSTLQRRLASEGTSFQALRDQLRRDIAIVRLNTSKVPLAVLAEELGFADSANFQRAFKAWTGSAPGAYRRGGE
- a CDS encoding BMC domain-containing protein — encoded protein: MPTLRSYIFLDRLQPQLMCLLGSTARGYLPRHNDAALVIEVAPGLDIEWLTDVALKHDDVKPGNLVVERQFGYLEFHSKYAASVQSAGAAVLEAIGATPAAAVKPEILASKIVDRVDGYHAFLVNRSKSGSMLLPGESLYIMEMTSSSYALLAANEAEKSANVKLVDCRFMGAAGRLYLAGSESDVRTAAHVAEATLRELAGSGR
- a CDS encoding TauD/TfdA dioxygenase family protein; translated protein: MNYRHIQVDPVTPTIGAMISGVDLNHVRSEDVYEEIQQALWAHGVVFFRKQPLTPEAHVRLARQFGEVEKHEFFPHIKGVPEIQLIAHEGYESPETDRWHTDVTFRKKPSMVCALRITDIPPNGGDTMWASTAAAFDALGEPMQQLLMGLQAEHDMPFHFRRVNAYEKLAKRQADADKRAGAMMNTMGSSEELNAALADRECKMIKDNPPVLHPAVITHPFNGRRLLFVNSIWTKRLLGVHMDLSEALLHMLAEWVKKPEFMVRFRWEKDSLVLWDNCQTQHYAVFDYAPHYRAGQRVTAGSFVPTLGGAQPAAATGMAASAPGAGLKRVLDTSRLQGASPQEKAAVDALFAALDNVDLGGVAARAHGRR
- a CDS encoding EutN/CcmL family microcompartment protein — encoded protein: MKTGTVVGRLWASKRLPELPAGALIEVQLDHPRDVIVCYDPMGCGEGERVLITIGAPAAWWFLPGQQRVVVDALIIGSLDEGSPPTMPK
- a CDS encoding aldehyde dehydrogenase family protein, producing the protein MDKDLAALQEARDLLARARVAASALARLSPEQAWAIAEAVGAALLPKAEHYAEWAVRETRIGKIADKVQKNRMACQQTLDGWRHVPLGGVRRNDALRLVEIGRPAGVVVGLSNSTSPVATIIFKSLMALMTRNALVISPHPVALQCCADAVREIQAAAQRAGAPADAVQMLSQPTVEATNALMRDARCDVIVATGGTPMVRAAYSSGNPAIGVGAGNVPVYVDRSADVAAIAPQLVQDKNFDHGSPCSAPSVLLVDRPAAMAMREALVACGAHVCSDEEADRVQAHAWPGGKFNAKVVGRPAAEIAAGAGLRLPADTPALVLPLMRPEVGHPLLREKLSPILTAVVVDGMDGAIDVARMMLAHGGAGHTAGIHTADAQQAVYWGAALDYYRVIVNGGTVLGSTGGETGLPYTFTIGTGFAGKSSVDFNVGPDALVNWKRVAFPLPGGWIATRGARAPASAPASPAMTPAATRPETSAAELLRVLAEELERAH
- a CDS encoding BMC domain-containing protein, with the protein product MSQAIGMIETKGYVAAYAAADAMVKAANVTLAGRKEIGGGLVAITVTGDVGAVKAAADAGAEAARAVGEVVSVHVIPRPHTDVLKAFDGK